From the genome of bacterium:
TTTTGGCCCTACGGTAAATAATACTGACGGTCCGCGTACCTCAGTCATAAAACTGAAGTTTTTATTTTTTCCGTTAAGATTTTCAAGTAAGTACGAGTCTTCCCAACGCGGAGTACCGTTAGAATCAAGGTATTCATCGGCTACTTTGTTGGTTAATACCCTCCACGGGCTATAGGGTGTATTTAGTTTTATGTAATCGTTGTGAAAATTTACATTAAGCCCCACCAAATTCATGTAAAAATTATACTTGTTGTTGGCCATGTTGGCAGGGTTAATATACATGCCATTAGTGCCCGCATAACTACTGTTTGCGTAGCCCAACCAATGCTGTGCTGTTGCTTTTTGCGCTGTTGAAAGAAGTAATAAAAAAAGAAAAGAATATAATAATGAGTAAACTATTTTCATCAAGAATGATTATTTACACCAAATTAACACACTTTTTTTACAAATAACACAATCCGCTTGTTGATAACGTATAAAAAACAACCCCGCTACCAAAAACTGGTAACGGGGTTGTTATATAAAATATTGTATGCTTTAAGTAATTATTTAATCACTTTAAATTCAACCCTGCGGTTTTTCTGTCTTCCTTCAGGTGTTTTATTAGTATCAACGGGCCTTGCATCGCCAAAACCTTCAGTTTTTATTCGGGTGTCTTCTACACCTTTGCTCACAAGGTATGCTTTTACAGCATTGGCCCTGTTTTCACTCAGTTTTTGGTTAGCCTTTTTATTACCCACGTTATCAGTGTGGCCTGCAATGTATATGCGGTAGGCTGTTTTTACTTTTAGCAATTCGGCCAACTCATCCAAACTTGCAAACGATTCAGGGCGTATTACTGATTTTCCGGTCTCAAACTCAAGGTTGTCAAATGCTTCACGCAATACTTTTTCTTCCTCTTCAGCCAATTCAACAATCTCTATTTGTTCAGCCACTTTAGGGCATCCGTTGTTTTCAGGCAAGCCGGCTTCCATAGGGCACAAGTCCTTGTGGTCGGGCACACCGTCACCATCAGTATCGGGGCATCCGCCAAACGCTTGTATACCTGCTACATCAGGGCATTTATCAAGGTTATCGGGTATGCTATCCTTATCAGTATCAGGGCAACCTTTAAACTCAGGTAAACCTGCCACATCCACACACTTATCTTCAATATCACGAACGCCGTCTAGGTCGGTATCAGGGCAACCTTTAAGCTCTATCGGGCCTTTCACATCCACGCAATCGTCTTTCAAATCTTCAACACCGTCTAGGTCGGTATCAGGACAACCGTTAAACTCAGGCAATCCTTTCAAGAATTTGCATGAATCAAGCCTGTCTTCAACACCATCATCGTCGGTATCAGGGCAACCGTTAAACGACACTTCTCCGGGTACATCCGGACATTCGTCTTTAGTATCCTGCACACCATCCCCATCCCTGTCAGGACAGCCGTTAAACTGAGCCAAACCTGCTGTATCAGGGCATTGGTCTTTTGCATCTTCTATACCGTCTCTATCCCTATCAGGGCAACCGTTAAAGTCCCAAATACCGGGTACATTTTTGCAACGGTCGCGGCGGTCTGATACTCCGTCTTTGTCTCTGTCCCGTGGGTTGCGTTTATAAATAGGCACGTACAAGCCTGCATAAAAATCAAGCCCGTACACGTTCTTTTTACGAATTAAACCCGAAATATTATCAGAGCCGATGTACACAGGGCCAAAACGCAGCATGGCTCCTAACGTTAAGTTTCTGTAATCGTTGTTTAGAATAATCGGCATTGATGCTTCAAACCAATTGGTCTCGTAGCGCGGTGTAACCGCTAACATCGAAAACTGGCGCGAACCGATAGCTCCTTTTTTGCGCAAACCTTGCAACCAAAGTACGTTTACATATACGTTGTCGATTACTTTAACATCTGCTTGAAGGTTAATTGCCGTGGGTAGTTTTGAAGTTATTTCATTGGTTTGACTTTCAAAACCAAACACTGTTCCCACAGCACTGTCAAAACGATTGAATACACTTTGTCCGGGGCCTAATGAATCAAAATTATCGAAAATTTTACCTACAGTATCTAAGCTACCCCAAGTAACCACCTTGTTTTTGGCAATTACATTATTTCTAACATACTGCTGATTGCTGTAACGAATGCTTCCAAAATCCATCAAAGTACCGCTAATTCTAAGCAGGTACTTGTTTTTGGTTTTGTCCCAACGTTCTTTACCGTCAAGGGTATATTTATATTTATCGTGGTTAGGTCTCAACTCATACGTTACACCCAAATCAAGTCCAAATCCTTTACCCAAACGGTTAGAGCCAAACATTTTATTAAAGCCCGGATTATCAAAATCACCCGATTGGTTGCGGTAGTAACCTTCGTTTACATAACCGTAACTAATGTTAGTATTATCAAAAGTAAGGCTGTCTTCACCTGAAATTTTAACACCGTTTCCGCCTTCGTTTTTAAGGTAAAAGGTATACAACCCCGATAAGTGTTTGTAGGTGATACCCGCTTTTAAGAAGTGTTTTTTATTGTCTAACAACACAGTGGCGTAGGTAAAACTCATTTCGGTAAACGCGTTTACGTTAATACCAAAACGGGTTTGTTTGTATAGTTCTTCAATGTTCAAACCATCAGGTCCCTCAAAACCATCGGTAGAATCATCCAAACCCCAGCGTATCATCCTTGCAATGGGTTGCGACACATCCACTGCCTGAAAAAACACACGGCTGCGCGTACTAAATGCAATGGCATGCTTTGGGTGCAGCGATATCATAAATGAGGGGCCACGGGTTTCGTTTGAAAAGTTTACCACTTTATCTTTCCCGTTCAGGTTCTCAGTCACGTTTTTGATACTAAGAGTAGTATCATTCTCTCTTAAATACTTCAGCAGTGTTTTTTCACCGCTAAAACTAATGTAGTTGTTGTAAAAATTGGTTCCGGTACCAAAAAGATTAATGTGGGCTGCTAACCGACTATCAACAATAGTCGCTGGGTTTAAGTAAATCCCATTTACACCTGCTCTGTTTCCGGTCGAAAGGCCGATCCAGTTTTGTGCTTTTACTGCATAGCAAAAGCAAACCAATAAGGCCAAAAATATAGGTTTTTTCATAGGCTAGTTAAAACAAGAGGTTCAAAGGTACACCAAATATAAGTTCCTTATCGCGGGTTATTGAACCCTTTCTGAAAAAAATGCGTGTTTGTGCACGTAAAAAACCTGTTATTTGAAACTGGAATTACACAACACTTTAAACCTACTATAACTAACTGTACTTACATGAGTAGCTTGCAATACCGTATTTTGGCAATTGCCTCTTTTATTGCCGCCTTAGCAATTATAATCGGTGCTTTTGGAGCACATTACTTAAAAACCATTTTAGAAGCCTCAGAATTAAACAGTTTAGAAACCGGTGTGCGCTACCAAATGTATCATGCCTTTGCCATTTTGTTTTTATCCTTGCAAGCTGCAAAAGCTAAACCGGCTACCATAAATACTGTACTGTATTTATTTATTGCAGGTGTTATTTGCTTTAGCGGCTCTATTTATGTGTTTACTGCATTAACAATACTTGATGTAACTATCCCTGCGTTTGTAAGGCTTATTACACCCGTAGGCGGATTGCTTTTGGTTACTGCTTGGGCCGTATTGTGTTCAAACAGCATCAAGCATTTGTACCAACGCAACAAGGAGCGCAACTCGTAACATATTATTAATTTAAATTGCTTACCTTTATGGGGTGGTAAGGCCCATAATGAAAACAATTTATTTTCTTCGTCATGCCAAATCAAGTTGGAAAGATGCCGAGCTTTCTGACATTGACCGCCCACTCAACAAGCGTGGAAAACTAAATGCGCCCCTTATGGGAAGACACATGCGCAAACTAAAAGTAAAACCACAGCTCATCATTTCAAGCCCCAGCAAACGTACCATGACCACCGCCCTTATTGTAGCCGATAAAATTGGTTATGAAGAGCGGAATATTAAAATTGATATGCACCTGTACGGTGCCAACGTGGCTCAAATAGCGCAATTGGTGCATCATTTGGATGATAATCTGAAAAAAGTAATGATTGTAGGGCATAACCCAGCGTTTACTTTAATTGTTGATTATTTTACCGGAAAACCTATTGATAACCTGCCTACCTGCGGATTGGTGCAAATTGATTTTAAGGCCAAAACATGGAAAGAAATTGTGCCCAAGGCAGGCAGCTTGGAGCTGTTTGAGTTTCCAAAAAAGGTAGAAGACCTTGAAAAGAAAAAGGTGAAAAAAGAAGCCTGAGCCTTTCTAAACTCGTCATTTCATAGCCCCTAAACCATCTACTTTTTAGTATGTTTGCCTATCCTAATGTCCTTGCTCGAATTTTATACTGAACATACCCACGCCGAGCGCCAAACCTTGTTTGCAGAAGTTATACTGCCCCTGCATCTGCCCAAAAGCTATACTTACCGCATACCGTTTGAGTATAATACCGCAGCACAAGTAGGCAAGCGGGTAATAGTGCAGTTTGGCAAGCGAAAAATTTATGCAGGCATCATAAAATCAATGGCTACCGAGCCGCCCAAAGGCTACGAAGCCAAGTACATACTGCACGTATTAGACGATGAACCGATAGTAAACGCCACTGCCCTATCGTTTTGGCAATGGATGGCTGGGTATTATATGTGCCCTGCGGGTGATGTGATGAACGCCGCCCTTCCCGCTGCCCTGAAACTTGAAAGCGAATCGAAAATTAAGTGGAACGAAGAGGCCGAAGGCGTTGAGGGGATTGAGCTGAGTACCAAAGAACAAACCCTGCTGTTTGCCATTAAAGGCGCAAAAGAAAAAGAAATATCGCTGGGCGAAGTAGCCGATATTCTCAACATAAAAAATACATTCCCCGTAATACGCTCCTTGTTTGATAAGGGATTGATTATCATTAACGAGGAAATAAAAGACCGCTACAAACCCAAAACGCGCACCCAAATAACCCTTAGCCCCCAATACAGCAACAACAGCCCTGAATTGAAACCGTTGTTTGAAGGCCTTGAAAAACGTGCCCCCCGACAACTGGAAATACTGCTACAGTATTTTAACCTGAGTTTTGAGCAGGATGTAATTTATAAAGACGAGTTAATTACAGAAACTACCCACCGTGCGGCCTTGAACACGTTGGTGAATAAGGGTATTTTTATTGAAACCGAAATTATTATCGACCGCCTTTTTGCTGAAAGCAATGCCACCGCACAAAACACATTAAACAGTGAGCAGCAAAAAGCCTTTGCGGATATTAACAACCACTTTGCCGATAAAGATGTGATATTGCTACACGGTATTACCGG
Proteins encoded in this window:
- a CDS encoding OmpA family protein; this translates as MKKPIFLALLVCFCYAVKAQNWIGLSTGNRAGVNGIYLNPATIVDSRLAAHINLFGTGTNFYNNYISFSGEKTLLKYLRENDTTLSIKNVTENLNGKDKVVNFSNETRGPSFMISLHPKHAIAFSTRSRVFFQAVDVSQPIARMIRWGLDDSTDGFEGPDGLNIEELYKQTRFGINVNAFTEMSFTYATVLLDNKKHFLKAGITYKHLSGLYTFYLKNEGGNGVKISGEDSLTFDNTNISYGYVNEGYYRNQSGDFDNPGFNKMFGSNRLGKGFGLDLGVTYELRPNHDKYKYTLDGKERWDKTKNKYLLRISGTLMDFGSIRYSNQQYVRNNVIAKNKVVTWGSLDTVGKIFDNFDSLGPGQSVFNRFDSAVGTVFGFESQTNEITSKLPTAINLQADVKVIDNVYVNVLWLQGLRKKGAIGSRQFSMLAVTPRYETNWFEASMPIILNNDYRNLTLGAMLRFGPVYIGSDNISGLIRKKNVYGLDFYAGLYVPIYKRNPRDRDKDGVSDRRDRCKNVPGIWDFNGCPDRDRDGIEDAKDQCPDTAGLAQFNGCPDRDGDGVQDTKDECPDVPGEVSFNGCPDTDDDGVEDRLDSCKFLKGLPEFNGCPDTDLDGVEDLKDDCVDVKGPIELKGCPDTDLDGVRDIEDKCVDVAGLPEFKGCPDTDKDSIPDNLDKCPDVAGIQAFGGCPDTDGDGVPDHKDLCPMEAGLPENNGCPKVAEQIEIVELAEEEEKVLREAFDNLEFETGKSVIRPESFASLDELAELLKVKTAYRIYIAGHTDNVGNKKANQKLSENRANAVKAYLVSKGVEDTRIKTEGFGDARPVDTNKTPEGRQKNRRVEFKVIK
- a CDS encoding DUF423 domain-containing protein produces the protein MQYRILAIASFIAALAIIIGAFGAHYLKTILEASELNSLETGVRYQMYHAFAILFLSLQAAKAKPATINTVLYLFIAGVICFSGSIYVFTALTILDVTIPAFVRLITPVGGLLLVTAWAVLCSNSIKHLYQRNKERNS
- a CDS encoding histidine phosphatase family protein; translation: MKTIYFLRHAKSSWKDAELSDIDRPLNKRGKLNAPLMGRHMRKLKVKPQLIISSPSKRTMTTALIVADKIGYEERNIKIDMHLYGANVAQIAQLVHHLDDNLKKVMIVGHNPAFTLIVDYFTGKPIDNLPTCGLVQIDFKAKTWKEIVPKAGSLELFEFPKKVEDLEKKKVKKEA